From the genome of Trueperaceae bacterium, one region includes:
- the trpE gene encoding anthranilate synthase component I produces the protein MHVVEAGEGVLGHRAPIEPIYREVLADLETPLTAYLKLAGHPSFLLESVEQGERVARYSFIGTGQRLRIEARGDQVTLTRPTGTDTVTSKDPLRVMWDEVVRDTRPAPDLPAFWAGAVGYASYDLVRQYERLPDANPDVIGAPDMLFVEPELVVVFDHLKRRLFIVAPAEVGNAADAARASALVDAAYDRLRGPLPGVPGDRAGRLAEFEPSLSRKEYMAAVTRAVEYIHAGDVFQVVPSVRLSADLGAHPFAIYRALRTINPSPYLGYLDLGGVTLVASSPESLVRSDGARVETLPIAGTRPRGRDAAHDEELAAELLADEKERAEHVMLVDLGRNDLGRVSAPGSVEVVDLMRVERYSHVMHIVSEVVGRLAAGRTPLDALSAALPMGTASGAPKVRAMEIIDELETVRRGPYAGAFGYLAAGGAMDMALTLRTMVVKDGRIHLQAGAGVVADSDPAAEWQECMNKLAALRRAVEMATRGLG, from the coding sequence ATGCACGTTGTTGAAGCGGGTGAGGGCGTGCTCGGCCATCGAGCGCCCATCGAGCCCATCTACCGCGAGGTCCTGGCCGACCTCGAGACGCCGCTGACCGCCTACCTGAAGCTGGCCGGCCACCCGTCCTTCCTCCTCGAGAGCGTGGAGCAGGGCGAGCGCGTCGCGCGCTACTCGTTCATCGGCACGGGCCAGCGGCTGCGCATAGAGGCGCGCGGCGACCAGGTCACCTTGACGCGCCCCACGGGCACCGACACCGTCACGAGCAAGGACCCCCTGCGCGTCATGTGGGACGAGGTGGTGCGCGACACGCGGCCCGCCCCCGACCTACCCGCCTTCTGGGCCGGCGCCGTCGGCTACGCGAGCTACGACCTCGTGCGTCAGTACGAGCGCCTGCCTGACGCCAACCCCGATGTCATCGGCGCGCCGGACATGCTGTTCGTCGAGCCCGAGCTGGTGGTCGTGTTCGACCACCTCAAGCGCCGGCTGTTCATCGTCGCGCCGGCCGAGGTCGGCAACGCCGCGGACGCCGCGAGGGCGTCGGCGCTGGTGGACGCCGCCTACGACCGCCTGCGCGGACCGTTGCCGGGCGTGCCTGGCGACCGCGCCGGGCGCCTGGCCGAGTTCGAGCCCAGCTTGTCGCGCAAGGAGTACATGGCGGCGGTGACGCGCGCCGTGGAGTACATCCACGCCGGCGACGTCTTCCAGGTCGTGCCGAGCGTCCGGCTGTCGGCGGACCTCGGCGCCCACCCGTTCGCCATCTACCGCGCGCTGCGCACCATCAACCCCAGCCCCTACCTCGGCTACCTCGACCTGGGGGGCGTGACGCTCGTGGCCAGCAGCCCGGAGAGCCTCGTGCGCTCGGACGGCGCGCGGGTCGAGACGCTGCCCATCGCCGGCACGCGACCACGCGGCCGCGACGCCGCGCACGACGAGGAGCTGGCGGCCGAGCTGTTGGCCGACGAGAAGGAGCGCGCCGAGCACGTGATGCTCGTCGACCTGGGCCGCAACGACCTCGGCCGGGTCAGCGCACCGGGGAGCGTGGAGGTCGTGGACCTCATGCGCGTCGAGCGTTACAGCCACGTCATGCACATCGTCTCCGAGGTCGTTGGGCGGCTGGCGGCCGGTCGCACGCCCCTCGACGCCCTCTCGGCCGCCTTGCCGATGGGCACCGCCTCCGGCGCCCCCAAGGTGCGCGCCATGGAGATCATCGACGAGCTCGAGACCGTGCGGCGCGGGCCGTACGCCGGCGCCTTCGGCTACTTGGCGGCCGGCGGCGCGATGGACATGGCCCTCACGCTGCGCACCATGGTCGTGAAGGACGGCCGCATCCACCTGCAGGCGGGTGCCGGCGTCGTAGCGGACTCGGACCCCGCGGCGGAGTGGCAGGAGTGCATGAACAAGCTGGCCGCGCTGAGGCGTGCCGTGGAGATGGCGACGCGGGGGCTCGGCTGA
- a CDS encoding glycosyltransferase, whose protein sequence is MAGAAPAVSVVVPTHDRRALLERKLRALEGEGVDFEVIVVADGCSDGTERFLARYEPPYCFSWLTTPGKHAAFARNQGARVARGAVLLFSDDDVIPRPGWVAANLALHKAPMRVGLSREALPDHLSKGWTLKVVRGWWNVVSRSLSVPAALFWEVGGYDTSFSSYGGEDPDLALRLKAAGAVFELLPEVLVEHWDEGFLDDLEAKAGSAGAAHVRVWRKHPRRDVALALGVHPLSLALKRALLSAAARPFWDDAHYRYERAYAAAARRALAEGAGPTR, encoded by the coding sequence GTGGCCGGAGCCGCCCCAGCCGTCTCCGTCGTCGTGCCGACCCACGACCGGCGCGCCCTCCTCGAACGCAAGCTGCGCGCGCTGGAGGGGGAGGGCGTCGACTTCGAGGTGATCGTGGTCGCCGACGGTTGTAGCGACGGCACGGAACGTTTCCTAGCCCGTTACGAACCGCCCTACTGTTTCTCCTGGTTGACGACGCCAGGCAAGCACGCCGCCTTCGCCCGCAACCAGGGCGCGCGCGTGGCGCGTGGCGCCGTCCTGCTCTTCAGCGACGACGACGTGATCCCCCGCCCCGGCTGGGTGGCGGCCAACCTCGCCCTCCACAAGGCGCCCATGCGGGTCGGCCTCAGCCGGGAGGCGCTCCCGGACCACCTGAGCAAGGGGTGGACGCTCAAGGTCGTGCGCGGCTGGTGGAACGTCGTCAGCCGCTCGCTGAGCGTCCCGGCCGCGCTGTTCTGGGAGGTGGGCGGCTACGACACGAGCTTCTCCTCCTACGGCGGGGAGGATCCCGACCTCGCGCTGCGCCTCAAGGCGGCCGGCGCCGTGTTCGAGCTGCTGCCGGAGGTGCTCGTCGAGCATTGGGACGAGGGGTTCCTTGACGACCTGGAGGCCAAGGCCGGCTCGGCCGGGGCCGCGCACGTGCGCGTCTGGCGCAAGCATCCGCGGCGCGACGTCGCCCTCGCCTTGGGCGTCCACCCCCTGTCGCTCGCCCTGAAGAGGGCGCTGCTCTCCGCGGCCGCCAGGCCGTTCTGGGACGACGCCCACTACCGCTACGAGCGAGCGTACGCCGCGGCCGCGCGGCGAGCGCTCGCGGAAGGAGCTGGACCTACGCGATGA
- a CDS encoding aminodeoxychorismate/anthranilate synthase component II, translating into MAAPRLLVVDNYDSFTYNLVQYVAALGADVTVWRNDAFAVADVEELSPDGVIVSPGPCTPREAGVSVELVRGLGKHLPMLGVCLGHQVIGEAYGGRVVRANRLVHGKTATIEHDGTGVFAGLGSPVTATRYHSLVVVDPPDELVPNAWTTEPGSGERVLMGVRHATHPVWGVQFHPESILTESGSAMLANFLRFTQGSRG; encoded by the coding sequence ATGGCCGCTCCCAGGCTGCTGGTGGTCGACAACTACGACTCGTTCACCTATAACCTCGTCCAGTACGTGGCCGCGTTGGGCGCCGACGTGACCGTGTGGCGCAACGACGCCTTCGCGGTGGCCGACGTCGAGGAGCTGAGCCCGGACGGCGTCATCGTCTCGCCCGGCCCCTGCACGCCGCGGGAGGCGGGGGTGTCGGTCGAGCTCGTACGCGGCCTCGGCAAGCACCTACCCATGTTGGGCGTCTGCCTTGGTCACCAGGTCATCGGCGAGGCGTACGGGGGGCGGGTCGTGCGCGCCAACCGCCTCGTGCACGGCAAGACGGCCACCATCGAGCACGACGGGACCGGCGTGTTCGCCGGGCTGGGGAGCCCCGTCACGGCCACGCGCTACCATTCGCTGGTGGTCGTCGACCCGCCGGACGAGCTCGTTCCCAACGCCTGGACGACCGAGCCGGGCAGCGGCGAGCGGGTGCTCATGGGGGTGCGCCACGCCACGCACCCTGTCTGGGGGGTGCAGTTCCACCCGGAGAGCATCCTCACGGAGAGCGGCTCGGCCATGCTGGCGAACTTCCTGCGCTTCACACAGGGCAGCCGCGGCTAG